GAAAATTCAACTCTAAAACCATTGATAACAATCTCACATCCGTTTTTTGTGGGAGTTTTAACACGACTTACATACTTTCCAGAAGTTATGTTTTTACGATCTTTGTGCAAAGTAGCCTTAACAAAATCTCCTGTAGAAACATGAGTGAATATTTTTTTAGGCTCAGTGCAAGGAAAACCAAATTTATTGATCCTACAGAATCTTCTGCAACTATGCCCCGTGCTTTTTACTGTTAAAATTTTTGTTGTCAGTATTTTGAGAGTTTCAACTTTTCCTACACAAGCAGCATCAATCCAATGAGTTTTAGGCAATCCTAAACGAGTTCTATTAAACTTAGTTAAACCTCCTGAACCTGTTGTTATAGGTAATCCAGTTTCTTTTAACTTATTAAATAAAGCCCATCTCGTTGAATTTACAGCAGACGCATCTTTTAGTGGACGCTTGGCTTGGGATAAAATTTGCTTCAACAACTCAGGCTTTTTTGCTAAAAACTTCTCAATATCTTGAGTACCTTTTTTGATATTGCATTTCTCACAAGCTAGACACAAATTAGAAATTCTATTAGTTCCTCCTTTGGCTTTTGGTTTAATATGCTCAACTTGTAAAGGGACATTTTCCGCAGTACAGTATGCACATTTTCTATTCCATTTATTCAAAAGATATTCACGGACTTCATACCCTTGTAACTCTCCCTGTTGATACTCAAAGCCTGATATCTCCGGGTTTTCTAGCTGCTGTAGGTCAAACCTAGCAAGCTCTTCAACTATGTCAGTTATTGGGGCAAAATTACATAATCTTTTAACCCAAGTGTTAATAGTTAAAACTCTATGGCTTAAAGAAGGTGCTAACCAACCTTGAGGTTTAGTGCGGTTAAGAAATCTAGCTTGACGATAACGAGTATGTCTAGAACGTCTTCCTCGCCTTACTCCTTTTCGAGTTTCTAGGCTTTCTTTAATAGCTAAACCTCTGTGTTGTAATTCCATACCCCAGATGACTTTATTATTTTGAACTAACGCAAAACCTGTAGTTTTACTCCCTGGATCTATTTTTAATTCAATCGGTTGAGTTGGAACTTCAGATTTAGGTTCTTTCAAAATTATGGTAAATGGAAATCTTCTAAATACAGCAGCTTTTTGTTGATTTAATAAAAAACGTGCATCTCCTGGATGAATTGGAGTAAGTGGTTTTTTGTTGGTATCAAGAACTAGAACAAAATTAGACATTTAAATTTCACCTTTTCAGGGTAATGTTTGCTTCAACCTTGTTATCTGAGCTTGTTATGCTAAATACACTATCCTTGCGGATTGTTTAATAAGTAGCAACATGGCAGGGGACTAGCGAATCCCAAGGTGTTATGACCTAGATAACGTTTACTCATGTTTTGAGTGGTTTGGTTCACATAAACTACAGATTACTCCGTTTATTTATGCTCTCTCTGCTCATTTCTTCCAAGTCTTCCACAATGGCTAGCGCCCCAGAAATATCACCTTGAAGCAACAAGCCTTTTAATTCTAAGAGTTCTTCCATAGGTTAGGTCATCTAGCTTATCTACTGTAGTATATCTCTCAATTAGTTTATACTTCGGTACTATAGCGTAGTTGGTGAAAACTATTCAGGTGTTGCTGTTGGCTGTGGGGTCAATCAAAGCCAGGGCGTGATTGATAATTTCCTGTTGATTCACCAGGTTTTCTAACTCTTCGGTTTCGTAACGTCCCCCTTCTACTTCCAGAGAGGCTTGATCAATAGCCATGGGGTAAGCAACCTCTAGGATTTGAAGTAAATCTTCTGGGTTTAAATAATGTCCCCCTGCTTTGCGCCGCTTATTTTTCTCCCTAATTTCTCTGACACTATTGCGAATAGAAACATCCCAGGAGCGTGTGGTACGCTTTTCCGCCTGTCGCTTAATTAAGTGCAATAGCAGTATAACTGTGTAACTACGAATATTGTTGATTTTGTCATCCCGACTCATTTCTTCTAAGTCTTCAACAATGGCTAATGCCGCATAAATATCACCTTGAAGCAACAAGCCTTTTAATTCTAGGAGTTCTTCCATAGCTGAGGATGATTTAACTTAGCTTTTCTTCTAGTCAGATTTTAGCACTTGAAAATTGATTCCTAATGTTCCCTGAGCGAAGTCGAAGGGAACAATATCAGGGGGAGGAAGTGAGGTGAAGATAACCCCAAGAGATTTTAGGGATGATTGGGGGTATCGTGGTTTCGACTTCGCTCAACCACCGAAATCAATACAGACCACATATCGACTTCACGCTAAAGTTATTGTCCGTACCACATTTGGAATACTAGTATATTCCACAAGTAATGTTGCCAATTGCGACTACCAGATAAATGTTCCTGCCACTTTTTCCGTATGGGTTCAGGATTGAAAAAACCATCTTGGCGCAAACGATGTGTACTAAGTAAATCTTCCGCCCACTCTCGTAAATCAGTACGTAGCCACGTATCTAAAGGAATGCCAAAACCCATCTTAGGTCGCTCAATTAAATGGGGGGGAACATATTGATAAAGTACCTGACGTAGGAGCCACTTAGTTTTACCATCACGAATTTTCCACTCTAAGGGTAAGGTACTGGCAAATTCTACAATACGATGATCTAGGAAGGGAATGCGGGTTTCTAAACTCACCCCCATAGCGGCTCTATCTACTTTCGTTAAAATATCTCCCGGTAAATAAGTGATAGAATCCATCGCCATCATCCATTGAGTATAGTGGAGATGGTCAACCCATTTCATTGTGGGGTGATATTTAAATTTATCTGCACCTATAACCAAAGATTCTGGGCTATGCAAATGGGAACATAGCCGATGATATAGGTCTAATGGATTGTCAAAGCCTAAAACCCCAGCCAATTTATGGATTTTATCACCCGGTAGCCTTTGTTGTAGAGATTTGGGTAAAATGGGGGTGAGGATATCAAATAAGTTGTTATAAATTTTCGGGGATAAACTAGTCATAGTGAGGGCAATCAGTTTCCTCATGCTTGGGGATATCCAACCCATGCGTTGCCAAATGCTATTAGCCCACAGGTAGCGGTTGTAGCCACCAAATAGTTCATCCCCGCCATCACCGGATAGGCTAACGGTGACTTGTTGACGAGCTAGTTGAGATACCAGGAAGGTGGGAATTTGGGATGAGTCGGAAAAGGGTTCATCGTAGAGGGTGGGGAGTTTGGGGATGACGGACTGAGTTTCTTGGGGAGTGACATAGAGTTCAGTGTGTTCTGTTCCCAAGTGTTGGGCTACGGATTGGGCTTGTGGGGCTTCGTTGTAAGCAGTTTGTTCAAAACCGATAGTAAAAGTTTTCACAGGTTGACTACTCTGAGCCTGCATTAAAGCCACAATGGTGGAAGAGTCTATACCACCGGACAGGAAGGCTCCTAAAGGAACATCAGCGATCATCTGCTGTTGAATGGAGTCCCTGAGCAGATGATCCAGTTGGTTAATGGCTTCTGTTACACTCCCAGGGAATGGATTGACCTGTCCCCACTCCACTGTTGATAATACTGACCAATAGGGTTGGGGTTGGGAATCATCATTGGGGTGGGTAAGGGTCAGGATAGTGGCTGGTGGAAGTTTGTAAATACCCTGATAGATACAATAAGGAGCAGGAATATAATTATACCTTAGTAGAAGGTTGAGAACATTGCGGTCAATGTTGCTTTGCCAATGGGGATGAGCTTTTAGGGCTTTGAGTTCAGAGCCAAAGAGAAAGGTTGTCCCCATCCAACCGTAGTATAAGGGTTTTTCCCCTAATCTATCCCGTCCTAAGGATAAAGTCCGCTCCTGTCTATCCCACAGAGCAAAGGCGAACATACCGACAAATTTTTCCACTGCGGGTTTAATGCCCCACTGGCAGAATGCGGCTAACATTACTTCTGTGTCAGAATGACCGCGAAAACTATGACCTAGTATCAGGAGTTGTTGACGGAGGGAGGAAAAGTTATAAATTTCACCGTTGAACACTAGCACATAACGACCATTGGCTGACTCCATGGGCTGATGTCCCTCCGGAGACAGGTCAACTATGGCGAGACGGCGATGTCCTAAAGCTAGACCTGCGTTAGGATCTACCCAAGTTCCCCCGTCATCGGGACCGCGATAGTAAAGAGTGGCAGACATTCGCCGGGCGATCGTCTCCATCTCTTCGACATTAATTGCCTCAACCCAGTATCCTATAATACCACACATAGAAATACAATATATACAGTAAATTTATTCATTTATAGCAGGGGGCAGGGGGCACCGGAGCAGGGGTAGGTTTTTAATATTAACTGTGAAGGCAGGACTACCGAAGACTAGGAGGGAAAGTAGACAAGAAAGATTTTCTACAAAAAATGGTCTGTTGAGCGTCAGTTTTTGTTACTAATTGTACATTATTTGTACGGAGTTTCTCCCTTGTCCACTGTCCTTCTTTGTCCCCCAAGTCTTGCCCTGACGACAATGTAAAATACCTACCCTTGTGATCTGGCGACCACCGGGTTTGGGTTGTGGAATCATCTCACTGCTGTATGTTCCCTGAGCGAAGTCGAAGGGAACAATATCAGGCTGAGGAAGTGAGGTGAAGATAACCCCAAGAGATTTTAGAGATGATTGGGGGGATCGTGGTTTCGACTTCGCTCAACCACCGAAATCAATTGACTTGGTTTTTGCAACTTTCTTGTGGATTTTGTTGACTTTTTTCACGACTTTTTGTAGCCAACGGCACACCAATAAGGTGGGGTATCACTAAAGCTGATATTCTCTAACCCTGAACGTTCTAGCATTGCTTGGATTTGATTACGTGAGAAGCGTTTTTCCAACTTTGTCCCAAATCTATAATAGCCATTGAACATTTCTTTGAGTTCAGTTTGAGAGAAACCTGAATAGTCAAAACGTTTCCACTCGTCACCAAATCCTTCGACCACCTGAATATCAACATTTTTTTTCATAACAGATTAACAACCTTTTTATTACACAAAGGATACTTGACTGACTCGAAAAGATAGCTGTTAAAGATTTTATGGTTTGTATGTGGGGATATTTATTTCAGTGTAAACTTCTTGGTACAGTGACTCATAAAGCCTCACCACATGATTAATTTCAAAGTTTTCCTGAATCCGATGGCGAGCCTGTTCCCCCAGGGTGAGACGCTGGGAACTTGGGAGACTGAGTAAGGATTCAACAGCCTCAGCTAAACCGATCATGTCATCAGGAGCAACAACTTTACCTGTCTCCCCAACAATATAGGCTGAGTCCCCCACATCGGTAACCACACAAGGAACACCACACCCCATGGCTTCACCTAAAACAATGGGAAAGGCTTCGCCATAGGAAGAAGGGGAAACTAAAACATCCAGGGAAGCCATGAGCCGGGGAATGTCTTGACGCAGACCTAACAAATGGGTGACGTGGCTGACTTGAGCCTTGTTAATCGCTTGCATCAGTACAGAATTAACAGTATTAATACCACTTCCCGCCAGCAAGAAATGGGCATCTGGTCTTTTTTGATGTAGATAACCAGCAGCGGCAAAAAAGCCTGTATGATTCTTCTGGGGGTCAAAGCGAGCAATCACACCGACTAGGGGTGTATCGGCTGCAATTCCTAACTCTTGTCGTACAGATTCACGCAAGTTTGGGTTGGGCTGAAATCTTTCTAAGTCAAAGCCGTTGGGTGTGACTATGAATTTATCTTCAGCATAACCAATTGATATGTGAATATCCTTTGCGACAACAGAACAGCACTGAATGCGATGGGGAATGATTGGGGATAGTCGCGCACATAATCCTGCAACCAAGAGAGTAGTGGCTTTATTCTTTTCTTTGGATAGGTCACTATTGTGAATAGCCCAAATTACCTTTGACACTCCAGCCATAGAAGCAGCTAAACCACCTAGTAAGTTAGAATGAGGCATCCAGGTATGAACTATATCAGGTTGACTGTGTTTTAATAACTTGACTAGCTTAAGTAAAGCCAAGGGATTGGGAATTGTGCGACTCATCCCCAAGGCTGTGACGGGAATACCCAGAGATTGAATGCGTTCACCGATCGCACCAATATCAGTGAGGGATATGACTTGAGGGGTAAATTCTGGTGATAACCGCTCTAGAAGTTTGAGCAGCATCATTTCTGCACCACCAGTGTTGAGTCCGGTGATGATAAGAGTAAGTTTAATCACAGGGTTAAGAAAAATTTCAGACTAGTATGGATAAATACTGATCAATGATAGTATCCAGCCCAAAGCGGCTTTCCAAGATTTCCCGGGAGGGGCGTTGAGTTTCTCCCTGAAGACTAGCTAGAATTGCCTCAGCCATAGCCTCCACATCCCCCACAGGAACCAGTTGACCCCATTTACCATCTTCTAGGATTTCCCTCGGTCCACTGGGACAGTCGGTGGCTACTACTGGTGTACCACAGGCCATAGCCTGTAATAAGGCATTGGGCATACCTTCAAAACAGGAGGAAAGAACAAATACGGAGGCTTGTTTCATGTAAGGGAAGGGGTTATCCACAAATCCCGGTAAACTGACTTGCTGCTCTAAATCCAGAGTTTTTACTAAAGACTCAAGTTTTGCCCTGTCTTCTCCCTCTCCTAAAATCATCAGTCGGGCTGAATGGTGCTGATTTAAGTGAGCGAAGGCACGAATCAATGTAGTAAAATCTTTTGCCACTGTCAGCCTACCTACACTGAGAATTACAGGGGGTTTCCCCTGAGCAAACCAAGGATGGTTGAAAGGTTCTTGGGCTTGATGTAGTAGTTCAGGCGTTATAGCTGGGTTATAAATTGTCGTGACTTTATGTTGGGGGATATTGTGTGATTTCACTAAGTCCTCAGCTGCACCTTCAGAAACTGCGATTACCTGATTAACCCCAGGATAAAGATACTTCGCTAACACTTGTGTTACCCGAAGCCGAATACCTTTCTCATAAAGCATTAAACTACTCCAGGAAGTAGCCACCCTCACTACGATTTTCTGTGACCCGCCAGATAAAAAACGAGCAATAATTGCTATGACATTGGCATCGTCTAAGGTGGAGAGAATGGCATGGGGTTTTTCTGTCTTTAAGTAGCGAATTAAACTGGGTAAGCTAGCCAGGACGCGAGGACAGTTTAAATCTATGACGCGCACTTGATCACTCACTAGGGGAAGATAGGGACCCTCGGCTTTAACTAGAACTAAATCCACAGCAAACCCGCGCTGTGCAAAGCCATTGGCAAGATACACCATAATTTTCTCAGCACCCCCACCTCTAAGGGATGGTAAAAAGAGAGTGATTTTTTGGTGTGGCTGTTTTTGTGACTTGGAGGAAGTTTTAGACAGTGAATTAATATTTGTATTATTCGTACTATTTATAATGTTCATTTGTCTAGACTCAGGTTCCATTTATCTTGAAGTAAATTATTTAAATGTTGATAATAAGCTAAACCCGATATTTCCTCTGCATAGGTAGACAAACAATATTTTTTCATAGTTATAAGTTGCTGAGGCTTTGCTAAAAGCTGTTTAATTTTATCAACTAAATCGAGTAAATTGTCAGTCTTAAACACATATCCGTTTTTGCCATTTTTTATATAACATTGAGTACCGCAGGTATCTGAGCATATTGCTGGCACACCATTAGCAATTGCTTCTAATATGGAAATAGCGGCAGGCTCATCTCGCGATGGTAGCACGAAAATATCAGAGTAATTATATAATTGCTGCATTTGCAAAAATGGTATATTCTTTTTCAGAGAAATTATCTCTTGCATGCCTAATTCATAAACTTTTTGCTGAATCAAATTAAATCTTTCTATTTGATCTTGGTGAACGCATTCTCCCACAATTGTGGCATGAAATTTGTATTGATCTTTCAGATGGGCTAATGCCTCGATAAATAGAAGATGATTTTTCCTAGTTGCCCCATATTTGCCGATCATTAACAAATGAATTATTCTGCCCTTTTCTTCGGCAACATGAGTTATTTTTGCTTGGGGAACGGCAAAGGGAACATAGTGTATACATTTGAGGGATTGACTGTTGGTTTTATCTGTGCCTAACAAGGGACTATACCAAGCAGCATTAAAAATCGATAGCAGCAGATGAATTTTGATTCTTTTAGCTAGGGAATGATGTTTATTGATTTCTGTTTGAGTGTAAAAAATCGTTTTTATACCCAGAACCATAGCATACACAGCGGCTAGTATAGAGAAATATCTATTGGGATTGCGGATAATAAGAATATCCGCCTGACTATGAATCAGCTCACGAAAATAAGTAATAGGATTGGGAAATAATCTTGGTTTATCACCGTCACCACTACCAAAGGTGGCTTCCAGCCATTTTGAAGCTCCACAAGCGGGATATACCTTAGGAGTTAATATTGAGTGTTCTTCTGTTGGTCCGATATAATTCACGTGTAACTCTACATCATGACCATTGGCTTGCAATACCTTGACAATTTCATATTGATTTGTGTGAAATCTTGGAGCGATGAAGACAATTTTCATAATATTGAATTTTGGATTTTTTATACTTTTAACCAAAACATATTTTAAGTTTTAATTTAAAAAATTACTACATATATTCATATTCGCTTAACTAGGATACCAATAGTTAAATAATATTGACCAATAAAGATACCAAATTATAAGATAAGCAATCCAGATGTAAAAAATTATCTTGCGCTGCTTTCGAGGCAATTCCCAAATTGCATAGGCTATCAATGGCATTGTTGCCCCCCAAATTCGATATGACCAAGGAATAAAAGGATTCATTACAATATACCAAGCTAATATATTAATCACTAAGCTATGCTTCTTTATATAGTCATTATTGCAGTTCAGTTGCACAAGGATTAATAGAATCCAAAATAGCATTTGTAGAAAACTGCCTCCTCCTCTGATATAGTCTTCGCCCTGACTAAGACGACGATCCCCTAGGAATTGAAGTAAAGAATTACCAACTGTTAAGATTATTCCCGCAAAAACCCCTGGTAAAGTTGCCCATAGAATAATTCTTATCCTTGTTGGTATTAGCCGCAATTTAGGTATTCTCAGGGAAAAAAAGTTTGTTTGGCAAAAATTTAGCAGTAATAATATGGCGCTGCTTGAATGAATAAACGGTGTCAACGCGAATAAGATGTATTTAACGCCTTGCGGTTTTAAGATTGTTGCCAGAATAAATATAGACCAGGCAAATCCATTTCTAATTCCAGAAAGGATAACATCGATAGATGTAGGATTTAATAGGAAAACTAATGCCCATGGAATACTAACTTTTGGAAAAAGGTATGCACCCCAAACTAAGCATATGAAAAAGGAAACAATGCGAAGAGCAATTGTTGCTTCACCTGTGATTTCTGTCAGTTTTATGACTAGTTCATCCCATAAAACCTCTCCTGTAAAATATTCATTCCAACTTTGCCAATTATATAATTCTGCCTTACTTGTACCCGTAACAACGGCATTATTAAAATATAAAACATAACGACCAAAATCTCGAAATCCTCCTTCTAAAACCGCAGATATAGATATTTTATCCCAGGCAAAAAATACCATGAAAATGGCGTAAGCAATAGTCGCTATGATGACATATATCAGCTTTTTGCGTATTAAAATGCCTTTTCTTCTATTTAATTGTTCTAAATATTCTTTCTGCATATTTTAGAGTCAAAGTCCCTTTTTCCAGGCTCAGTGTCTTCTGAAAACAATTAAGCAAGAATGCCCACATAGGGGACTAAGAACTTTATCAAGAATATAACGTAACCCACGAACCAAGATTGACTTTCCTGAATAGTCATAGAGTTTTTGCAGTGGTGATTTGAAAAATGAGGGCAGTTCATCTTTAAATCCCTTTAATCCTGCGCTAGGACAAACTTCACAAAGGGAAAAGCCTAGTTGACAAAAATTCATTATGGTTTGCTGATGATCAAGAGCAAACTGGTAAAAATCTGACGGTTCTGATGGTAAGCTTTGATAATCAAATAGTCTTAAAAGCCTTTTGAGTTTACGTAATGGTGACATGTAGGGATGGGTAAGAAATAGGTAGCCCCCAGATTTGATTACTCTTCGCATTTCATGAGAAATTGAGTCATAACCTGAGTAAAAATGTTCAATTACACCTAAAGACCAATATCCGGCAACAGATTGATCTGACAAAGGTAAGGAGCGGACATCACCAACACGAATATCCAAATGGGGCGCAACCTTGTTGAGCATCGCAACGGTTTGAGGGGCAAAATCAATGCCTAGGGCTTGATAACCCGCTGAAGTTAAGGCAACAACATGGTTTCCAGTTCCACAACCCCCTTCTAGGATCAATCCGTCTTCAGGAGTTAGATAACGCCGGGTTATGGAAGCCACAAAGTTTAGTTTTTGAGGAGGAATAAGTGCCAGTCTGGCCTTATCCTCATCTGTAATGCTCCAGTGGGCATCCCACATTTCCGGAGTAGCTGATGACTGAATATAAACTAAAGCTTTTTTGTTTGGATCGTAATATCTTCTCATGGTGTAATAATTGCGATAATAAGAAGCTTGTTGGTGGATTAACTTCGACGAGCGATCGCATAGCCTCTTTCGTTGCTGACTGTGAGTCGTTCTATGGTGTATAGTCCATCAGACTCAATCTGATTCACCGCTGCAACTACGCCATCAAATAAGCCAGGTGTAACATCGTCAAAGACAATCATATCCCCTGTAACTTGGCGATCGCGCACATAGGCATACTCAATTAAAACATCTTCTTTAGTATGTTGGGCATCTAAAAAAGCAAAGTGGATGCGAGACAGTCCTGTGCGTTGTAATTGGGCTTTTGTCCAGCCTTGGACAAATACAACTCGATCTAATTCATCTAGCCAGGGGCTTAGTAGCTGTTGACGGGTCTTTCTCCCATCATGGTCGTCAATGCAGTTCCAGAATATGGGTTGGTTATGGGGTAAGATATCCAATGTAACAATTTTACCTTGTGAATTGGTATCTGTCAGTGCTTTTGACATGCAGAGCGTAGAGAAACCACGCGCCGTGCCTGTTTCTAGAATTGTCACCCCCCCATTAATGTATTTAATATTATCAGCAAGGTAGCGGTGCAAAGCCGCATAAAGAAGCCGTCCATGCTGGTAATTTAACCGAGATTTTTTAATGACTATTTGGGTATGTAAAGCTAAATTTTCCAGCCACTTACGATCAATACTGTAACCTAATCGCTGTTCCATCTCATCAATTTCAGGATAGGTGACTGCACGGGCATTCTCATGTAGCTGTAGATAAGTTTCTCGGTCAGCTTTGGGTGATGTACCAAAGGGATGCTGGGGAAAATTTTCCTGAGTTAGGAAAGATTTAATGGCTCGTTTTATTGTGTTGATAGTTCCCATTTTAAAACTTATAACGTCTTTCAAATCTGGTTCTTGCGTCTCTTTTATGGAGAATTAATAGTAAAGTGCCAGTTTAATAAACTGCGTAGTCGAAAATTGCTAAAGTTACGAAATCCATATCCAAGTCGTTTAATCAACTTGAGTTTATTATTAAGGCCTTCCACAGTCCCACTGGTAGTTCTGCCATCAAAATAACCGACTATTTCCCCAAACCATCTAACCATTGTCCCGATAGTTTTGGGAAATAATAACAGTGCATCATGCATCCAATCTAATGGACTTCTCCGAAAATGAATATAGAGATGTTGCATGCAACGTCTTTACAAGGGTTCTGGAAACCGCATATTTAATTTCTGGAGATGTCTAATAAATTAATGATGCTGTCTCCCCAAGATGTGGAGGATTCAAATATGTCTCTAAATTGTTCTTTCAAGGAGTGCATCTTCGCCAGAGTAGGAGATACTTCCTGAACAGACTTCAATCTTTCTTTTTCAATGACCTCTTAATCTTCATAATCTGTCGATATAGTTACAGATTACAGGAACTATAACTTCCGCCAAGAAGCATATTGCAAGGCAAAATACCTCCATCTTGAATCAGATTTTAAAAAAGGATTTTCAAGTAAACTGTAAATTGA
The window above is part of the Nodularia spumigena CCY9414 genome. Proteins encoded here:
- a CDS encoding class I SAM-dependent methyltransferase — protein: MRRYYDPNKKALVYIQSSATPEMWDAHWSITDEDKARLALIPPQKLNFVASITRRYLTPEDGLILEGGCGTGNHVVALTSAGYQALGIDFAPQTVAMLNKVAPHLDIRVGDVRSLPLSDQSVAGYWSLGVIEHFYSGYDSISHEMRRVIKSGGYLFLTHPYMSPLRKLKRLLRLFDYQSLPSEPSDFYQFALDHQQTIMNFCQLGFSLCEVCPSAGLKGFKDELPSFFKSPLQKLYDYSGKSILVRGLRYILDKVLSPLCGHSCLIVFRRH
- the iscB gene encoding RNA-guided endonuclease IscB, which produces MSNFVLVLDTNKKPLTPIHPGDARFLLNQQKAAVFRRFPFTIILKEPKSEVPTQPIELKIDPGSKTTGFALVQNNKVIWGMELQHRGLAIKESLETRKGVRRGRRSRHTRYRQARFLNRTKPQGWLAPSLSHRVLTINTWVKRLCNFAPITDIVEELARFDLQQLENPEISGFEYQQGELQGYEVREYLLNKWNRKCAYCTAENVPLQVEHIKPKAKGGTNRISNLCLACEKCNIKKGTQDIEKFLAKKPELLKQILSQAKRPLKDASAVNSTRWALFNKLKETGLPITTGSGGLTKFNRTRLGLPKTHWIDAACVGKVETLKILTTKILTVKSTGHSCRRFCRINKFGFPCTEPKKIFTHVSTGDFVKATLHKDRKNITSGKYVSRVKTPTKNGCEIVINGFRVEFSTMKDITKVHCSDGYSYV
- the asnB gene encoding asparagine synthase (glutamine-hydrolyzing), which gives rise to MCGIIGYWVEAINVEEMETIARRMSATLYYRGPDDGGTWVDPNAGLALGHRRLAIVDLSPEGHQPMESANGRYVLVFNGEIYNFSSLRQQLLILGHSFRGHSDTEVMLAAFCQWGIKPAVEKFVGMFAFALWDRQERTLSLGRDRLGEKPLYYGWMGTTFLFGSELKALKAHPHWQSNIDRNVLNLLLRYNYIPAPYCIYQGIYKLPPATILTLTHPNDDSQPQPYWSVLSTVEWGQVNPFPGSVTEAINQLDHLLRDSIQQQMIADVPLGAFLSGGIDSSTIVALMQAQSSQPVKTFTIGFEQTAYNEAPQAQSVAQHLGTEHTELYVTPQETQSVIPKLPTLYDEPFSDSSQIPTFLVSQLARQQVTVSLSGDGGDELFGGYNRYLWANSIWQRMGWISPSMRKLIALTMTSLSPKIYNNLFDILTPILPKSLQQRLPGDKIHKLAGVLGFDNPLDLYHRLCSHLHSPESLVIGADKFKYHPTMKWVDHLHYTQWMMAMDSITYLPGDILTKVDRAAMGVSLETRIPFLDHRIVEFASTLPLEWKIRDGKTKWLLRQVLYQYVPPHLIERPKMGFGIPLDTWLRTDLREWAEDLLSTHRLRQDGFFNPEPIRKKWQEHLSGSRNWQHYLWNILVFQMWYGQ
- a CDS encoding glycosyltransferase, which encodes MNIINSTNNTNINSLSKTSSKSQKQPHQKITLFLPSLRGGGAEKIMVYLANGFAQRGFAVDLVLVKAEGPYLPLVSDQVRVIDLNCPRVLASLPSLIRYLKTEKPHAILSTLDDANVIAIIARFLSGGSQKIVVRVATSWSSLMLYEKGIRLRVTQVLAKYLYPGVNQVIAVSEGAAEDLVKSHNIPQHKVTTIYNPAITPELLHQAQEPFNHPWFAQGKPPVILSVGRLTVAKDFTTLIRAFAHLNQHHSARLMILGEGEDRAKLESLVKTLDLEQQVSLPGFVDNPFPYMKQASVFVLSSCFEGMPNALLQAMACGTPVVATDCPSGPREILEDGKWGQLVPVGDVEAMAEAILASLQGETQRPSREILESRFGLDTIIDQYLSILV
- a CDS encoding glycosyltransferase family 4 protein; the encoded protein is MKIVFIAPRFHTNQYEIVKVLQANGHDVELHVNYIGPTEEHSILTPKVYPACGASKWLEATFGSGDGDKPRLFPNPITYFRELIHSQADILIIRNPNRYFSILAAVYAMVLGIKTIFYTQTEINKHHSLAKRIKIHLLLSIFNAAWYSPLLGTDKTNSQSLKCIHYVPFAVPQAKITHVAEEKGRIIHLLMIGKYGATRKNHLLFIEALAHLKDQYKFHATIVGECVHQDQIERFNLIQQKVYELGMQEIISLKKNIPFLQMQQLYNYSDIFVLPSRDEPAAISILEAIANGVPAICSDTCGTQCYIKNGKNGYVFKTDNLLDLVDKIKQLLAKPQQLITMKKYCLSTYAEEISGLAYYQHLNNLLQDKWNLSLDK
- a CDS encoding glycosyltransferase; protein product: MIKLTLIITGLNTGGAEMMLLKLLERLSPEFTPQVISLTDIGAIGERIQSLGIPVTALGMSRTIPNPLALLKLVKLLKHSQPDIVHTWMPHSNLLGGLAASMAGVSKVIWAIHNSDLSKEKNKATTLLVAGLCARLSPIIPHRIQCCSVVAKDIHISIGYAEDKFIVTPNGFDLERFQPNPNLRESVRQELGIAADTPLVGVIARFDPQKNHTGFFAAAGYLHQKRPDAHFLLAGSGINTVNSVLMQAINKAQVSHVTHLLGLRQDIPRLMASLDVLVSPSSYGEAFPIVLGEAMGCGVPCVVTDVGDSAYIVGETGKVVAPDDMIGLAEAVESLLSLPSSQRLTLGEQARHRIQENFEINHVVRLYESLYQEVYTEINIPTYKP
- a CDS encoding DUF29 family protein, giving the protein MEELLELKGLLLQGDIYAALAIVEDLEEMSRDDKINNIRSYTVILLLHLIKRQAEKRTTRSWDVSIRNSVREIREKNKRRKAGGHYLNPEDLLQILEVAYPMAIDQASLEVEGGRYETEELENLVNQQEIINHALALIDPTANSNT
- a CDS encoding class I SAM-dependent methyltransferase; amino-acid sequence: MGTINTIKRAIKSFLTQENFPQHPFGTSPKADRETYLQLHENARAVTYPEIDEMEQRLGYSIDRKWLENLALHTQIVIKKSRLNYQHGRLLYAALHRYLADNIKYINGGVTILETGTARGFSTLCMSKALTDTNSQGKIVTLDILPHNQPIFWNCIDDHDGRKTRQQLLSPWLDELDRVVFVQGWTKAQLQRTGLSRIHFAFLDAQHTKEDVLIEYAYVRDRQVTGDMIVFDDVTPGLFDGVVAAVNQIESDGLYTIERLTVSNERGYAIARRS